The Candidatus Eisenbacteria bacterium genome includes a window with the following:
- a CDS encoding di-heme oxidoredictase family protein: MVTATTASGEIGDPVRGLTPEQVQTFEAGREVFEEIEDVGDGLGPVFNGDGCATCHNVGATGGGSTLVETRFGAVVGGVFDPLANLGGSLIQNQGIGEQGACNFVGEVVPGTATVSAGRRTTPLFGLGLVDAVPDSTFRAMARSQARRSPSTAGRANMVTDAVTGETRVGKFGWKSQVPNLMHFSGDAYLNEMGITSPLFPTENCPQGDCTLLACDPVPDPEDDGEDVQLFHDFMTMLGAPPRGPITRQVLAGSVLFDRIGCASCHVRTLTTGTSDIAALSRRTFQPFSDFLLHDMGSLGDGIEQGLASGREMRTAPLWGLRLLTTYLHDGTATTIPDAILAHDGQGRRARDQYARLSSFQRSRLLAFLRSL, from the coding sequence GTGGTGACGGCAACGACGGCGTCGGGTGAGATCGGCGATCCGGTGCGCGGCCTCACACCCGAGCAGGTCCAGACTTTCGAGGCCGGTCGCGAAGTCTTCGAGGAGATCGAGGACGTGGGCGACGGGCTCGGTCCCGTCTTCAACGGTGACGGGTGCGCGACCTGCCACAACGTCGGCGCGACCGGCGGTGGCAGCACGCTCGTCGAGACGCGCTTCGGCGCGGTGGTGGGCGGCGTCTTCGACCCGCTCGCCAACCTCGGCGGGTCGCTCATCCAGAACCAGGGCATCGGCGAACAGGGGGCGTGCAACTTCGTGGGCGAGGTCGTGCCGGGCACGGCCACGGTGAGCGCCGGCCGGCGCACGACGCCGCTCTTCGGCCTGGGCCTCGTCGACGCGGTGCCCGACTCGACGTTCCGCGCCATGGCGCGCTCGCAGGCCCGGCGATCGCCCTCGACCGCCGGTCGGGCGAACATGGTGACCGACGCGGTCACGGGCGAGACGAGGGTCGGCAAGTTCGGCTGGAAGAGCCAGGTGCCGAACCTGATGCACTTCTCGGGCGACGCGTATCTGAACGAGATGGGGATCACGAGCCCGCTCTTCCCGACCGAGAACTGTCCGCAGGGCGACTGCACGCTGCTGGCCTGCGATCCCGTTCCAGACCCCGAGGATGACGGTGAGGACGTGCAGCTCTTCCACGACTTCATGACGATGCTCGGCGCGCCACCGCGCGGGCCCATCACGCGCCAGGTGCTCGCCGGCAGCGTGCTCTTCGATCGCATCGGCTGCGCGAGCTGTCACGTCCGGACGCTCACGACCGGGACGAGCGACATCGCGGCCTTGAGCCGCCGCACCTTCCAGCCGTTCTCGGACTTCCTGCTCCACGACATGGGCAGCCTGGGCGACGGCATCGAGCAAGGCCTGGCGAGCGGACGCGAGATGCGCACCGCGCCACTCTGGGGTCTGCGCCTCCTCACGACGTACCTGCACGACGGTACCGCGACCACGATCCCTGACGCGATCCTCGCGCACGACGGTCAGGGGCGCCGCGCTCGCGACCAGTACGCCCGGCTCTCGAGCTTCCAGCGATCGCGGCTGCTCGCGTTCCTCCGCTCCCTATAG
- a CDS encoding right-handed parallel beta-helix repeat-containing protein, protein MEGSVARLVAHLVRGAGGAATRAILAALLCVGGVAHATTFYVRQSMGDDAADGRSPSTAWRHVSKLSNAMQAGDTAYVGPGLYREQITVEHDGRPDAAITFVADTSGRHTGDPPGPVVLAGSEPVDETIFAPLGPPGVFRAAFPDFVVWGAVEMDGPQQRYVHATITHEYLVEKKSAVDVVALRPSSWFYDEATRVLYLHTSDGRPPAAHELELIRRGDGIFVQDKHYVTVIGFTFRHMQDAGVSFFKGSSNGLVSHVISYGNRQGVRIYGARDVTVHASTLFRNENCGAYFAAESTGGAAIDNVAYENVKGLRWSSGSHRGRAVRNVLFDNLERGLSLEEVEDAVVIGNRLVGNRVSQLYVLQSHYVGDDNCFANGDATQLVADFTPFGANDRFVTLSEYQRAKGQDRASRETGCGSLPAKVDVHAQSTSGPVALPFVDAPRSAIAGGPTSSRLRSSRTHVRHQ, encoded by the coding sequence ATGGAGGGCTCGGTTGCGCGCCTGGTTGCGCACCTCGTCCGCGGGGCGGGGGGCGCAGCCACGCGCGCAATCCTTGCGGCGCTACTCTGCGTCGGCGGGGTCGCGCACGCCACGACCTTCTACGTGCGCCAGAGCATGGGCGACGACGCCGCCGACGGTCGCTCGCCGTCGACGGCCTGGCGCCACGTCTCGAAGCTGTCGAACGCCATGCAGGCGGGGGACACGGCGTACGTCGGCCCGGGACTCTATCGCGAGCAGATCACGGTCGAGCACGACGGACGTCCCGATGCCGCGATCACCTTCGTCGCCGACACGAGCGGCCGCCACACGGGCGATCCACCCGGCCCGGTCGTGCTCGCCGGCTCCGAGCCGGTCGACGAGACGATCTTTGCGCCGCTCGGGCCGCCCGGCGTCTTTCGCGCCGCGTTCCCCGACTTCGTCGTGTGGGGCGCCGTCGAGATGGACGGCCCACAGCAGCGCTACGTGCACGCCACGATCACCCACGAGTATCTGGTCGAGAAGAAGTCGGCCGTCGACGTGGTGGCGCTGCGCCCGTCGAGCTGGTTCTACGACGAGGCGACGCGCGTGCTCTACCTCCACACGAGCGACGGCCGGCCGCCGGCGGCGCACGAGCTGGAGCTGATCCGGCGCGGCGACGGCATCTTCGTGCAGGACAAGCACTACGTCACCGTGATCGGCTTCACGTTCCGGCACATGCAGGACGCCGGCGTCAGCTTCTTCAAGGGGTCGAGCAACGGTCTCGTCTCGCATGTGATCTCGTACGGCAACCGGCAGGGCGTGCGGATCTACGGCGCCCGCGACGTGACGGTCCACGCCAGCACGCTCTTCCGCAACGAGAACTGCGGCGCGTACTTCGCGGCCGAGTCCACGGGCGGCGCCGCCATCGACAACGTCGCCTACGAGAACGTGAAGGGCCTGCGCTGGAGCAGCGGCTCCCACCGCGGCCGGGCGGTTCGGAACGTCCTGTTCGACAACCTCGAGCGCGGCCTGTCGCTCGAGGAGGTCGAGGACGCCGTCGTGATCGGCAATCGGCTCGTGGGCAACCGCGTCTCGCAGCTCTACGTGCTGCAGAGCCACTACGTCGGTGACGACAACTGCTTCGCGAACGGTGACGCGACGCAGCTCGTCGCCGACTTCACGCCGTTCGGCGCGAACGATCGGTTCGTCACCCTGTCCGAGTATCAACGCGCAAAGGGCCAGGATCGCGCGTCGCGCGAGACGGGATGCGGGTCGCTTCCGGCGAAGGTGGACGTCCATGCCCAATCCACGTCAGGCCCGGTCGCCCTGCCCTTCGTTGACGCTCCGCGTTCAGCAATCGCGGGCGGGCCGACGTCGTCGCGGCTCCGTTCCTCTCGGACGCACGTGCGGCACCAATAA
- a CDS encoding trypsin-like peptidase domain-containing protein, with translation MRRPAATSLGAVVLAVLLGASVRAVAESPARPLDAQRLVFLLEYVGTDYDGAVHDGAVLNQLEYGEVLRFTKQLIREYGASPGRSEGVLAGLRELEQSIERRAPAAEVWSATRRLLPEFARTLGGAARPSAPPNLANGRRLWAADCAPCHGPAGAGDGPASPDMEPPPTAFRGEYLDRLAPRQVYSAVSFGVDGTAMPSFQAYSEQQRWDVAFFVMTLRVEFDPRRPAGGSPPTLDEIAASSNLELLDLLRETRPDASPREVDYYRVNFASAEGGGAAAGPAGGPSSGLAVAVQLQDVFSSVADRIFPRVVGVTSYVRDPAWSPEKLQAERGDAWMVSNPDMLRYPGFRPVRSGSGFLVDDEGYVLSCDHIVRDQPGETVELVDVELPDQPHYPTRIVGTEPTLDLAVLRIGDLPKAIDAAPLEIADSDRVQVGHWLIALGDPPGAEKTFSVGVVSAPPERQCYQAQISATRLQSSLAVPPGGQGGPVVDIHGQVVGMVVGGAPDGSPTAHVLPVNLVWNLYEALKVAQSRRSPWIGVSVLELPLLRKRLEGQPAKTKATIPMTGVYIDDVFDPSPASRVGVRPGDFLVALGGHKLLSVADFQTWLYVLGIGKEVQLDLARDGTPMQVRATIEVRPENATTR, from the coding sequence ATGCGCCGGCCCGCAGCGACCTCCCTCGGCGCCGTCGTGCTGGCTGTCCTGCTGGGCGCGTCCGTCCGCGCCGTCGCCGAGTCGCCCGCGCGCCCGCTCGACGCCCAACGCCTCGTCTTCCTCTTGGAATACGTCGGCACCGACTACGACGGCGCGGTGCACGACGGCGCCGTCCTGAACCAGCTCGAGTACGGCGAGGTGCTGCGGTTCACCAAGCAGCTGATCCGCGAGTACGGTGCCAGCCCGGGTCGCTCCGAGGGGGTGCTCGCGGGTCTGCGCGAGCTGGAGCAGTCGATCGAGCGGCGGGCGCCCGCGGCCGAGGTGTGGTCCGCGACACGACGCCTGCTGCCGGAGTTCGCGCGCACGCTGGGCGGCGCCGCGCGTCCGAGCGCGCCGCCGAACCTCGCCAACGGGCGCCGTCTGTGGGCCGCCGACTGCGCCCCGTGCCATGGGCCGGCGGGCGCCGGCGACGGACCCGCCTCGCCCGACATGGAGCCGCCGCCCACCGCGTTTCGCGGCGAGTACCTGGATCGTCTGGCGCCGCGGCAGGTCTACAGCGCCGTCTCGTTCGGCGTCGACGGTACGGCGATGCCGTCGTTCCAGGCCTACAGCGAGCAGCAGCGCTGGGACGTGGCGTTCTTCGTGATGACGTTGCGCGTGGAGTTCGACCCGAGGCGGCCGGCCGGCGGGTCGCCGCCGACGCTCGACGAGATCGCCGCGTCGTCGAACCTGGAGCTGCTCGACCTCTTGCGGGAGACGCGTCCCGACGCGTCGCCGCGCGAGGTCGACTACTACCGCGTGAACTTCGCGTCCGCGGAAGGCGGAGGTGCGGCCGCCGGACCGGCCGGCGGCCCGAGCTCGGGGCTCGCCGTCGCCGTGCAGCTGCAGGACGTCTTCTCGAGCGTGGCCGACCGGATCTTTCCGCGCGTCGTCGGCGTGACGAGCTACGTGCGCGATCCCGCCTGGTCGCCCGAGAAGCTGCAGGCCGAACGCGGCGACGCCTGGATGGTGAGCAACCCCGACATGCTCCGGTATCCGGGCTTCCGGCCGGTGCGGTCGGGCAGCGGGTTTCTCGTCGACGACGAGGGATACGTGCTGTCCTGCGATCACATCGTGCGCGACCAGCCCGGCGAAACCGTGGAGCTCGTCGACGTCGAGCTGCCCGACCAGCCCCACTATCCGACGCGCATCGTCGGAACCGAGCCCACGCTCGATCTCGCGGTGCTCCGCATCGGCGACCTGCCGAAGGCGATCGACGCTGCGCCGCTCGAGATCGCTGACAGCGATCGCGTGCAGGTGGGGCACTGGCTGATCGCCCTCGGCGACCCGCCGGGAGCGGAGAAGACGTTCTCGGTCGGCGTCGTGTCGGCACCGCCCGAGCGACAGTGCTATCAGGCGCAGATCTCCGCGACGCGCCTGCAGAGCTCGCTCGCCGTGCCGCCGGGTGGGCAGGGCGGGCCCGTCGTCGACATCCACGGCCAGGTCGTGGGCATGGTCGTCGGCGGCGCGCCGGACGGCTCGCCGACCGCGCACGTCCTGCCCGTGAACCTCGTCTGGAACCTCTACGAGGCGTTGAAGGTGGCGCAGAGCCGTCGCTCGCCGTGGATCGGGGTGTCGGTCCTGGAACTACCGCTCCTGCGCAAGCGCCTCGAAGGGCAGCCCGCGAAGACGAAGGCGACGATCCCCATGACGGGCGTCTACATCGACGACGTGTTCGATCCGAGCCCGGCGTCGCGCGTGGGCGTCCGGCCAGGGGACTTCCTGGTCGCGCTCGGCGGCCACAAGCTGCTCTCGGTCGCCGACTTCCAGACGTGGCTCTACGTGCTCGGGATCGGCAAGGAGGTTCAGCTCGACCTCGCGCGCGACGGCACGCCGATGCAGGTCCGCGCGACGATCGAAGTGCGGCCGGAGAACGCGACGACGAGATAG